From the genome of Winogradskyella forsetii, one region includes:
- a CDS encoding glycoside hydrolase family 31 protein, which yields MKQIALLIVFILSLVSLTAQNSDRVFKSAVKQGLDLKIEVNDGYYIIKPYSSNIIETTFVPKGEYLKSQSHAVVAKPYGSYFEMTDNGDEVILKTKGLNVTIAKSPFQISYHYKEDLIISEKEGYAKNDSLETIQFNLTKDETLYGGGARALSMNRRGNRLQLYNRAHYGYETQSELMNYTMPIVVSSKQYMLHFDNAPIGFLDLDSKEDNTLTYETISGRKTYQVIVGDSWMDMIDNYTDLTGKQPMLPRWALGNFSSRFGYHSQEEVEMTIEKFKDDKIPVDAIILDLYWFGKELKGTMGNLEVFRDSFPDFEGMVKRLNEKGVKTITITEPFILTNSKKWDEAVEEDVLAKDSIGNPAKYDFYFGNTGLIDIYNPDGEKWFWNIYKGLANKGVAGIWGDLGEPEVHPEWVQHKTGSANEVHNIYGHDWARLIYEGYERDFPNTRPFILMRAGYSGSQRYGMVPWSGDVNRTWGGLQSQPEIALQMGMQGLAYMHSDLGGFAGDNLDDELYVRWLQYGVFNPIFRPHAQEDVPSEPIFRSEKAKALAKEAIELRYKLLPYNYNLVYENSQLGKPLMRPLFFEEPNNEDLFDYSKTYLWGNDILVSPVLESEIKEQEVYFPKDNIWFDFYTDEKINGGQTKTVELKENSIPTYIRAGAFIPNTKVFQTTEDYEDTVCKIDYYHDASVLSSSRQIYSDDGKSANALADENFEILNFEMNSRGNVLEFEVSDDIGKNFNPKSRTFYLTIHGLEKKPKRITVGKHSAFDWSEASKTATIPIEKKSGESAMITVKLKR from the coding sequence ATGAAACAAATAGCTCTATTAATAGTATTTATACTTTCGTTAGTTTCATTAACGGCACAGAATTCTGATCGGGTTTTTAAAAGTGCCGTTAAACAAGGACTTGATTTAAAAATCGAAGTCAATGATGGCTACTATATCATAAAACCGTATTCTTCAAACATTATTGAAACCACTTTTGTGCCTAAAGGCGAGTATTTAAAATCACAATCCCATGCCGTAGTTGCGAAACCTTATGGCTCTTATTTTGAAATGACAGACAATGGCGATGAGGTCATCTTAAAAACAAAAGGTTTGAATGTTACTATTGCAAAAAGCCCATTTCAAATTTCATACCATTATAAGGAGGACCTTATAATTTCAGAAAAAGAAGGTTACGCTAAAAATGACAGTCTAGAAACCATACAATTCAACCTTACTAAAGATGAAACACTATATGGCGGAGGCGCAAGAGCATTGAGCATGAATCGTCGAGGAAATCGTCTGCAACTCTACAATCGTGCACATTATGGTTATGAAACCCAAAGTGAATTGATGAATTACACCATGCCAATCGTAGTATCATCAAAACAATATATGCTACATTTTGACAATGCACCTATTGGTTTTTTAGACTTGGACAGCAAAGAAGATAACACGTTGACATATGAAACGATTTCTGGTAGAAAAACCTATCAAGTAATCGTTGGAGACTCTTGGATGGATATGATTGATAATTACACAGATTTAACAGGAAAGCAACCTATGCTTCCGCGTTGGGCTTTGGGTAATTTTTCGAGCCGTTTTGGTTATCATTCGCAGGAAGAAGTTGAAATGACCATTGAAAAATTTAAAGACGACAAAATTCCTGTCGATGCGATTATTCTCGATTTATATTGGTTCGGCAAAGAATTAAAAGGTACGATGGGAAATTTAGAAGTCTTTCGAGATTCATTTCCAGATTTTGAAGGCATGGTAAAACGCCTCAATGAAAAAGGAGTCAAAACCATTACTATTACAGAGCCTTTTATTCTAACCAATTCTAAAAAATGGGATGAAGCCGTAGAAGAAGATGTTTTAGCAAAAGATTCCATTGGTAATCCTGCGAAATATGATTTTTATTTTGGCAATACCGGACTCATAGATATTTACAATCCTGATGGCGAAAAATGGTTTTGGAACATCTACAAAGGTTTAGCCAATAAAGGTGTCGCGGGAATTTGGGGCGATTTAGGCGAACCGGAAGTACATCCAGAATGGGTGCAACATAAAACAGGAAGTGCCAACGAAGTCCATAATATTTACGGTCACGATTGGGCAAGATTAATATATGAAGGTTACGAGCGCGATTTCCCAAACACAAGACCATTCATTCTAATGCGCGCAGGTTATTCTGGTTCGCAACGTTATGGCATGGTGCCTTGGTCAGGAGACGTCAACAGAACTTGGGGAGGCTTACAGTCCCAACCCGAAATTGCGCTACAAATGGGAATGCAAGGTTTGGCCTATATGCATAGCGATTTAGGTGGTTTCGCAGGCGATAATTTAGATGACGAACTCTATGTGCGCTGGTTACAATATGGTGTATTCAATCCAATTTTTAGACCACATGCACAAGAAGATGTACCAAGCGAACCCATTTTTAGAAGTGAAAAAGCAAAAGCATTGGCTAAAGAAGCGATTGAATTACGTTACAAGCTATTACCCTATAATTACAATTTAGTGTATGAAAACAGCCAATTAGGAAAACCATTAATGCGACCTTTGTTTTTTGAAGAGCCAAATAATGAAGACTTATTTGACTATTCCAAGACCTATTTGTGGGGCAATGATATTTTGGTATCACCAGTTTTAGAATCGGAAATCAAAGAACAAGAAGTTTACTTCCCAAAGGATAATATTTGGTTCGATTTTTATACAGATGAAAAGATAAACGGAGGACAAACCAAAACAGTAGAATTAAAAGAAAATTCAATACCAACATACATAAGAGCTGGAGCTTTTATTCCAAATACAAAAGTATTTCAAACTACGGAGGATTATGAAGATACCGTTTGTAAAATAGATTACTATCACGATGCATCTGTACTATCAAGTAGCCGACAAATTTATTCGGATGATGGTAAATCAGCAAATGCGCTGGCGGACGAAAATTTTGAAATTTTGAATTTCGAAATGAATTCGAGAGGCAATGTTTTAGAATTTGAAGTATCCGATGACATAGGAAAGAATTTTAATCCAAAATCACGTACCTTCTATCTAACCATTCATGGTTTGGAAAAGAAACCAAAACGAATTACGGTAGGAAAACACTCGGCATTCGATTGGTCAGAAGCTTCAAAAACTGCAACAATTCCTATTGAAAAGAAATCTGGGGAAAGCGCAATGATTACAGTTAAACTTAAAAGATGA
- the pgmB gene encoding beta-phosphoglucomutase, with translation MNKKGFIFDLDGVIVDTAKYHFLAWKELAKSLDIEFTEEENEQLKGVSRVRSLEKILAWGNKTISQELFNDLMGKKNEEYLSYISEMDENEILPDVPRVLNLLKVKQQPISLGSASKNARTILERVNLKSSFDAIVDGNDVSKAKPDPEVFLIAAKQINIKPEDCIVFEDSVAGVTAANTANMISIGIGSKAILGHANYVFNDFTEISDDFIASLIEN, from the coding sequence ATGAACAAAAAAGGATTCATATTCGATCTAGACGGTGTCATCGTAGATACCGCAAAATATCATTTCTTAGCGTGGAAAGAACTCGCTAAAAGTTTAGATATTGAGTTTACAGAAGAAGAAAACGAACAGCTAAAGGGTGTCAGCCGCGTACGTTCTCTGGAAAAAATATTAGCTTGGGGGAATAAAACCATTTCTCAGGAATTGTTCAATGATCTCATGGGCAAAAAGAATGAAGAGTATTTAAGTTATATCTCAGAAATGGATGAAAATGAAATACTTCCAGATGTGCCAAGAGTTTTAAACCTTTTAAAGGTAAAACAACAACCGATTTCTTTGGGTTCGGCAAGTAAAAATGCCAGAACAATTTTAGAACGCGTAAATTTAAAGTCAAGTTTTGATGCTATCGTGGATGGCAATGATGTCAGCAAGGCAAAACCAGACCCTGAAGTATTTCTGATAGCCGCGAAGCAAATCAACATTAAACCAGAAGATTGTATTGTGTTCGAAGATTCTGTCGCGGGAGTCACTGCGGCAAATACAGCGAATATGATTTCAATAGGCATCGGAAGCAAGGCCATTTTAGGACATGCGAACTATGTTTTCAATGACTTTACTGAAATCTCAGATGATTTTATTGCATCTTTAATAGAAAATTAA
- a CDS encoding alpha-amylase family protein, producing MKTIKNSFILLVLLSFLGCKNETQKTVTEDGPSDNEIKENMKKKEVVYQVFTRLFGNTNTTNKPWGTLEENGVGKFNDFTEKALQEIKDLGVTHIWYTGVPHHDVITDYTEFGISNDDPDIVKGRAGSPYAVKDYYNVNPDLAVNVENRLEEFEALIERSHNAGLKVIIDIVPNHVARNYQSLTNPEGTSDFGAEDDKTKTYDVNNNFYYNPGEAFKVPEWKNGYQPLGGENHPMADSKFEEIPAKWTGNGSRASQPDINDWYETVKVNYGISPDGRKDFDELPNGFENEDYKSHFEFWKGKTVPSSWIKFKDIALYWTAKGVDGFRYDMAEMVPVEFWSYMNSHIKMKNPYAFLLAEVYNPSLYRDYIRRGKMDYLYDKVQLYDTLKHVMQGHGSTDNIPPILDDLSDIEHHMLHFLENHDEQRIASPEFAGSAEKGKPAMVVSATSSTAPTMIYFGQEFGEPGAEDLGFGDPTRTSIFDYGSVPSYVRWVNDKKFDGGQSTKEEDELRDFYKRLLNFTINSSALMGDYQDIQHYNHQNTEWYNDKVLSFVRWSDDEKLIIISNFNADNAYGFELQLPEDLVQKFELQNGEYAVKDQLYNKYTSTLNVENGKARVRIDIQPLESFILNIEE from the coding sequence ATGAAAACCATTAAAAATAGCTTTATACTATTAGTTCTATTAAGTTTTTTAGGATGTAAGAACGAAACTCAAAAAACGGTCACCGAAGATGGTCCAAGTGACAATGAAATAAAAGAAAATATGAAGAAAAAAGAAGTGGTCTATCAAGTTTTTACACGCTTGTTCGGAAATACAAACACGACCAATAAACCGTGGGGAACACTCGAAGAAAATGGCGTCGGAAAATTTAATGATTTTACAGAAAAAGCCTTACAAGAAATTAAAGACTTGGGCGTAACCCACATTTGGTACACTGGAGTTCCGCATCATGATGTCATAACGGATTATACTGAATTCGGTATTTCAAACGACGATCCGGATATTGTAAAAGGTCGCGCTGGATCACCTTATGCGGTAAAGGATTATTACAACGTAAATCCAGATTTAGCTGTAAATGTTGAAAACAGACTGGAAGAATTCGAAGCTTTAATTGAGCGTTCTCACAATGCAGGATTAAAAGTCATAATAGATATCGTTCCCAATCATGTAGCCAGAAATTATCAAAGCCTCACTAATCCCGAAGGCACATCTGATTTTGGGGCCGAAGATGATAAAACAAAAACATACGATGTAAACAACAACTTCTATTACAATCCAGGCGAAGCCTTTAAAGTGCCAGAATGGAAAAACGGTTACCAACCTTTAGGTGGCGAAAACCATCCAATGGCAGATAGTAAGTTTGAAGAAATACCAGCAAAGTGGACAGGTAATGGTTCAAGAGCATCGCAACCCGACATCAATGATTGGTACGAAACCGTAAAAGTAAATTACGGCATAAGTCCTGATGGGAGAAAAGATTTTGATGAATTGCCTAACGGATTTGAGAACGAAGATTACAAAAGTCATTTCGAGTTTTGGAAGGGTAAGACCGTGCCGAGTTCATGGATAAAATTCAAGGACATCGCTTTATATTGGACAGCAAAAGGAGTCGATGGCTTCCGCTATGATATGGCAGAAATGGTACCTGTTGAGTTTTGGAGTTATATGAATTCCCATATAAAAATGAAAAATCCGTATGCATTTTTATTGGCTGAGGTTTATAATCCTAGTTTATACCGAGATTACATCCGAAGGGGAAAAATGGATTATTTATACGATAAAGTTCAGTTATATGATACCTTAAAACATGTGATGCAAGGTCATGGAAGTACAGATAACATTCCGCCAATTTTAGATGATTTAAGCGATATTGAACATCATATGCTACACTTTTTAGAAAATCATGATGAACAGCGAATTGCCAGTCCAGAATTTGCAGGAAGCGCAGAAAAAGGAAAACCGGCAATGGTCGTTTCGGCGACATCATCGACTGCACCAACAATGATTTATTTTGGTCAGGAATTTGGAGAGCCAGGCGCAGAAGATTTAGGCTTTGGCGACCCGACCAGAACGTCGATTTTCGATTATGGTTCCGTGCCAAGTTATGTGCGTTGGGTAAACGATAAAAAGTTTGATGGCGGCCAATCCACTAAAGAAGAAGACGAGCTTCGTGATTTCTATAAACGACTGTTGAATTTTACAATTAACAGTTCGGCATTAATGGGCGACTATCAAGATATTCAACATTACAATCATCAAAATACAGAATGGTATAATGATAAAGTTTTGTCGTTTGTGCGTTGGAGCGATGATGAAAAACTAATCATCATTTCAAATTTTAATGCAGATAATGCCTATGGTTTTGAGTTGCAATTACCAGAAGATTTAGTTCAGAAATTTGAACTTCAAAATGGAGAATACGCAGTAAAAGATCAATTGTATAATAAATATACGTCGACCTTAAATGTTGAAAACGGAAAAGCGCGAGTGAGAATTGATATTCAACCTTTGGAATCTTTTATTCTAAATATTGAAGAATAA
- a CDS encoding glycoside hydrolase family 65 protein codes for MNLDYIIPNNWSIIEEGFNPDQVKASESIFSLGNGAMGQRANFEEHYSGPTFQGSYIAGVYYPDKTRVGWWKNGYPEYFAKVLNAPNWIGINVIINNEQLDLFACNEVKNFRRELNMQEGWLSRSFVATLQNGIEVEVKTTRFLSLNLDEVGAIDFNISPINSDAEIIFEPYLDSGITNEDTNWDDKFWDTLNVSHENNQAFIQAKTMKTDFYTCTFMESKVFIDDKSVVTEPNFSADSNLASFSYTYKVKQNETYSIHKFGGYTVDRDHNKNELVAAAKSTLGKATTAGFSKLLEDQKQAWAQIWDMADITIEGDVKAQQGIRFNIFQLNQTYLGTDATLNIGPKGFTGEKYGGSTYWDTEAYCIPFYMATKDQEVARNLLTYRYNHLEKAIENAEKLGFSNGAALYPMVTMNGEECHNEWEITFEEIHRNGAIAFAIYNYFRYTGDFSYIPEMGLEVLIAISRFWHQRANFSTQKNKYVILGVTGPNEYENNVNNNWYTNYIAKWCIDYTLETIEKVKEGYNEEYKRISGKTKITHEELDLWKKVADHMYFPHSEEHDVYLQQDGFLDKELITVADLDKAQRPINQKWSWDRILRSPYIKQADILQGFYFFEDHFSTEELERHFEFYEPFTVHESSLSPCVHSIQAAKLDRMDQAYTFYLRTSRLDLDDYNHEVHEGLHITSMAGTWMSIVEGFGGMRVKNDTLSFEPKIPQQWEGYSFKVNFRHQIIKVSVSQDETRFELEGDKDLEIFVNGKETTINPNKFLTV; via the coding sequence ATGAACCTAGATTATATCATCCCAAACAACTGGTCTATCATAGAAGAAGGATTCAACCCAGATCAGGTTAAGGCATCAGAAAGTATATTTAGCTTAGGTAATGGAGCTATGGGACAACGTGCCAATTTTGAAGAACACTATTCCGGACCCACTTTTCAAGGTAGTTATATTGCAGGTGTTTACTATCCAGATAAAACCAGAGTTGGTTGGTGGAAAAACGGTTACCCCGAATACTTTGCGAAAGTGCTGAATGCACCAAATTGGATTGGTATCAATGTCATCATTAATAATGAGCAACTCGATTTATTTGCATGTAACGAAGTGAAAAACTTTAGAAGGGAATTAAACATGCAAGAAGGTTGGCTATCGCGTAGTTTCGTAGCAACACTTCAGAATGGCATAGAAGTCGAAGTGAAAACCACTAGATTTCTTAGTTTAAATTTGGATGAAGTTGGCGCTATTGATTTTAATATTTCACCTATTAATTCAGATGCAGAAATCATATTTGAACCATACTTAGATTCTGGTATAACCAATGAAGATACGAATTGGGATGATAAGTTTTGGGACACTCTAAATGTGAGCCACGAGAATAATCAAGCGTTTATTCAGGCTAAAACCATGAAAACAGATTTTTACACCTGTACATTCATGGAATCAAAAGTGTTTATTGATGATAAATCTGTAGTAACGGAGCCAAATTTCTCTGCAGATTCAAATTTGGCATCTTTCAGTTATACATATAAGGTGAAACAAAATGAAACTTATTCCATTCATAAATTCGGTGGCTACACGGTAGATCGTGATCATAATAAAAATGAATTGGTTGCTGCAGCAAAATCGACATTGGGCAAAGCTACAACAGCAGGTTTTTCAAAATTACTCGAAGACCAAAAGCAAGCTTGGGCTCAAATTTGGGACATGGCAGACATTACCATTGAAGGCGATGTAAAAGCACAACAAGGGATCCGTTTTAATATTTTTCAACTTAATCAAACATATTTAGGAACAGATGCGACCTTAAATATTGGACCAAAAGGATTTACCGGAGAAAAATATGGAGGAAGTACCTATTGGGATACGGAAGCCTATTGTATTCCTTTTTATATGGCAACTAAAGATCAAGAAGTGGCGAGAAATCTTCTAACCTATCGCTATAACCATTTGGAAAAAGCTATTGAAAATGCCGAAAAATTAGGGTTTTCAAATGGCGCAGCATTATATCCAATGGTAACCATGAATGGTGAAGAATGCCATAACGAATGGGAAATCACTTTTGAGGAAATCCATAGGAATGGCGCCATAGCCTTCGCCATTTATAACTATTTCAGATATACAGGCGATTTTAGCTATATTCCAGAAATGGGCCTTGAGGTTCTGATCGCTATTTCCCGTTTTTGGCATCAAAGAGCGAATTTTTCCACTCAAAAAAATAAATATGTTATCCTTGGCGTCACAGGACCAAACGAGTATGAAAACAATGTTAACAATAACTGGTACACCAACTACATCGCTAAATGGTGCATTGATTATACTCTGGAAACGATTGAGAAAGTAAAGGAAGGTTATAATGAGGAGTATAAAAGGATCTCTGGTAAAACAAAAATTACACATGAAGAATTAGACCTTTGGAAAAAAGTAGCGGATCATATGTATTTTCCGCATTCCGAAGAACATGATGTTTATTTACAACAAGATGGCTTTTTAGATAAAGAATTGATTACAGTTGCGGATTTAGATAAAGCGCAGCGACCAATAAATCAAAAATGGTCTTGGGACAGAATTTTACGTTCGCCTTACATAAAACAAGCTGATATCCTTCAAGGATTTTACTTTTTTGAAGATCATTTTTCAACTGAGGAATTAGAACGTCATTTTGAATTTTACGAACCATTTACAGTTCATGAAAGCTCATTGTCACCTTGTGTACATAGTATTCAAGCAGCGAAGTTAGACCGAATGGATCAAGCTTATACCTTTTATTTGAGAACATCAAGATTGGATTTAGACGATTATAATCATGAGGTTCATGAAGGGTTACACATTACCTCCATGGCAGGAACATGGATGAGCATTGTTGAAGGCTTTGGAGGAATGCGTGTAAAAAATGACACCTTGTCTTTTGAACCAAAAATCCCTCAGCAATGGGAAGGCTATTCATTTAAAGTGAACTTTAGACACCAGATTATAAAAGTGAGTGTTAGCCAAGATGAAACACGGTTTGAATTGGAAGGCGATAAAGATTTGGAGATTTTTGTTAATGGTAAAGAAACAACTATAAATCCTAATAAATTTTTAACAGTTTAA
- a CDS encoding glycoside hydrolase family 13 protein, whose product MKALKHIIIVVLLFNVMCNVVTSQETVTEIKNDIQKIEPPNWWTGFKNQKLQLLVKHPNIGTAKPNINYSGVSIEKFHGADSPNYLFIDLKISETAKAGKFNIRFQLEDDSELIQSYELKSRKIPAEDYVGFDSSDAIYLITPDRFANANPKNDEVDGLLQQGIDRTDGYARHGGDIQGITEHLDYIADLGFTAVWPCPVLINDMPSGSYHGYAMTDFYKVDPRFGTLNEYRKLADELRVRDMKLIMDQVANHCGLEHWWMKDLPFKDWVNYQDHYLKHIDNWNRETTKMSNHRRTTNQDPYASHKDYQEMADGWFVPGMPDLNQRNPFMANYIIQNSIWWIETLGLGGIRQDTYPYPDKEFMSNWAGAIMTEYPNFSIVGEEWSYNPLLIGYWQEGHKNKDGYDSNLKSSMDFAMQKNIVDALNDEESWDKGLVKIYEGLANDFAYTSPKDILAFLDNHDKSRVYTELKGDIVNTKMALGYLLMMPRIPQIYYGTEILMDDFDNPGDHGLIRTDFPGGWKDDSVNAFTGKGLSDDKKDMKIYLKKVLNYRKSSDAIQNGKTIHFAPQNGIYMLARITDNETVVNIINKNDNPQELDLSRFEELGLNGKTLKNIISEEDVIWNKSLKLDTKGSVILTTKF is encoded by the coding sequence ATGAAAGCACTAAAACATATCATAATAGTTGTCTTGTTATTTAATGTGATGTGCAATGTAGTCACTTCACAAGAAACCGTTACTGAAATAAAAAACGATATTCAAAAAATAGAACCACCAAACTGGTGGACGGGTTTCAAAAATCAGAAACTACAATTATTGGTGAAACATCCAAATATAGGTACCGCTAAACCAAACATCAACTATTCAGGCGTTAGCATAGAAAAATTTCATGGAGCAGATAGTCCTAATTATCTGTTTATAGATTTAAAAATTTCAGAGACTGCAAAAGCAGGAAAATTCAATATTAGATTTCAGCTTGAAGATGACTCTGAGTTAATTCAAAGCTACGAGTTAAAATCAAGAAAAATACCAGCTGAGGATTATGTTGGGTTTGATAGTTCAGATGCCATTTATTTAATTACACCAGACCGTTTTGCGAATGCCAATCCTAAAAACGATGAAGTAGATGGATTACTGCAACAAGGTATTGACAGAACAGATGGTTATGCCAGGCATGGAGGAGATATACAGGGTATTACCGAACATTTGGATTACATAGCAGATTTAGGATTCACCGCAGTTTGGCCATGTCCTGTGTTAATTAACGATATGCCTTCAGGTTCTTATCATGGATATGCAATGACGGATTTTTATAAAGTAGATCCACGATTTGGAACTTTAAATGAGTATCGAAAATTGGCAGATGAACTAAGAGTACGAGATATGAAACTCATCATGGACCAAGTAGCAAATCATTGTGGTTTAGAACATTGGTGGATGAAAGATTTGCCGTTTAAGGATTGGGTAAATTATCAAGATCATTATCTAAAACATATAGATAATTGGAATCGGGAAACCACAAAAATGTCCAATCACAGGCGAACAACCAATCAAGACCCTTACGCTTCCCATAAGGACTACCAAGAAATGGCAGATGGTTGGTTCGTTCCAGGTATGCCAGATCTCAACCAACGTAATCCATTTATGGCAAACTACATCATTCAAAATAGTATTTGGTGGATTGAAACGTTAGGTTTAGGAGGTATCAGACAAGATACTTATCCCTATCCAGACAAAGAATTTATGAGCAATTGGGCAGGAGCGATAATGACTGAATATCCCAACTTTTCGATTGTAGGAGAAGAGTGGAGTTACAATCCATTGTTAATTGGCTATTGGCAAGAAGGACATAAAAATAAAGATGGTTATGATTCCAACTTAAAATCGAGTATGGATTTCGCCATGCAAAAAAACATTGTTGACGCGCTTAACGATGAAGAATCTTGGGACAAAGGACTCGTAAAAATATACGAAGGTTTAGCCAATGATTTTGCCTATACCTCGCCAAAAGATATACTGGCATTTTTAGACAATCACGATAAAAGCCGTGTTTACACAGAACTCAAAGGAGATATTGTCAATACCAAAATGGCACTGGGTTATTTGTTGATGATGCCAAGAATTCCACAGATTTATTACGGCACCGAAATCTTAATGGATGACTTTGATAATCCAGGAGACCATGGACTAATTAGAACCGATTTCCCAGGTGGCTGGAAAGATGATTCGGTTAATGCATTTACAGGAAAAGGTCTTTCGGATGACAAGAAAGACATGAAAATCTATTTGAAGAAAGTTTTGAATTATAGAAAATCAAGTGATGCCATCCAGAATGGAAAAACTATACATTTTGCCCCTCAAAATGGAATATATATGTTAGCACGAATCACAGATAATGAAACGGTTGTAAACATCATTAATAAAAACGATAATCCGCAAGAGTTGGATTTATCACGATTTGAAGAATTAGGACTCAATGGAAAAACTTTGAAAAATATTATTTCTGAAGAGGATGTTATATGGAATAAGAGTTTAAAATTAGACACTAAGGGCAGCGTAATATTGACCACTAAATTTTAA
- a CDS encoding MFS transporter — MKKRILGFWEIWNMSFGFLGIQFGFALQGGFMSRIFQTLGADKHDIPLLWIAAPLTGLLVQPIIGYMSDRTWHPRFGRRRPYFLIGAILSSIALFFVPYSPTLWIAAGFLWILDASINVSMEPFRALVADKLDESQRTYGFVMQTLIIGIGTWVASNLPWLVSEMGVSDSADLGVVPNSVKIAFAIGAFVFLISILYTVFTTTEYPPEDMEEFEKEKAQKNRFVSDILNNIGNMPSTMKKLGVIQFFSWFAFFTMWSMANPALTEHVYQMPAPIEMDYDMTNVLDKEAFDVKNTAFQKASNSVGSAMGVYGLSSMAFALLFVFYTSKRNINRKYVHMLSLFTGGAGFLLMMVVSPEQLKYCFILIGIAWGSILSMPYAMLSSSVDPKKMGMFMGIFNMFIVIPQIIAALGGINFISGLIGDEAINAMTIAGVSLIIAGLSNFLITDKSAISYQPTE, encoded by the coding sequence ATGAAAAAGCGTATTCTCGGATTCTGGGAAATTTGGAACATGAGTTTCGGGTTTTTGGGAATCCAATTCGGTTTTGCATTACAAGGTGGCTTTATGTCACGAATTTTTCAAACGCTTGGTGCAGATAAGCACGATATTCCACTATTGTGGATTGCAGCGCCTTTAACAGGTTTACTTGTTCAACCTATAATAGGTTACATGAGTGACAGAACATGGCATCCGCGTTTTGGACGACGACGTCCTTATTTTCTTATTGGAGCTATTTTGAGTTCTATCGCCTTATTTTTTGTGCCTTATTCGCCAACCTTATGGATAGCAGCGGGATTTCTTTGGATTCTCGATGCATCTATAAATGTGTCCATGGAGCCATTTAGGGCGTTGGTTGCAGATAAACTGGACGAGTCGCAAAGAACCTACGGTTTCGTGATGCAAACATTGATTATAGGAATCGGAACTTGGGTAGCAAGTAACTTACCTTGGTTAGTTTCAGAAATGGGAGTTAGTGATTCTGCAGATTTAGGTGTTGTGCCAAATTCAGTGAAAATAGCATTCGCTATCGGAGCATTTGTGTTCTTAATCAGTATTCTTTACACGGTTTTTACAACCACAGAATATCCACCTGAGGATATGGAAGAATTCGAAAAGGAAAAAGCACAAAAAAACAGGTTTGTTTCAGATATTCTAAACAACATTGGGAACATGCCCTCTACGATGAAGAAGCTGGGCGTTATTCAATTTTTTAGTTGGTTCGCCTTTTTTACCATGTGGAGTATGGCAAATCCTGCTTTGACTGAACATGTGTATCAGATGCCAGCACCAATTGAAATGGATTATGACATGACGAATGTTTTGGACAAAGAGGCTTTTGATGTCAAAAATACTGCCTTTCAGAAAGCATCGAATTCGGTAGGTTCAGCCATGGGAGTTTACGGATTATCATCAATGGCATTTGCATTGTTGTTTGTGTTTTATACTTCAAAACGAAACATAAATAGAAAATACGTTCACATGTTATCCTTATTTACAGGAGGAGCCGGATTTCTGTTGATGATGGTCGTCTCTCCAGAGCAACTCAAATATTGTTTCATATTAATTGGTATTGCTTGGGGAAGTATCCTATCAATGCCTTATGCCATGTTGTCTAGCTCAGTTGACCCTAAAAAAATGGGAATGTTTATGGGTATATTCAATATGTTTATTGTCATACCTCAAATAATTGCTGCGCTTGGAGGTATCAACTTCATTTCAGGTCTTATAGGAGATGAAGCCATTAATGCCATGACCATTGCAGGTGTAAGTTTAATAATCGCTGGCTTAAGTAATTTTTTAATCACCGATAAATCAGCAATCTCGTATCAACCTACAGAATAA